ACGTCTCGGTGAACGCCGACGTGGACGACGTGCAGGCCCACTGGCTGGACGAGCAGGACGACCAGGTGAACCCGCTGGGCAGCAAGGGAATCGGCGAGATCGGGATCGTGGGAACCGCGGCGTCGGTGGTGAACGCGGTGTTCCACGCGACCGGGGCACGGATCCGCGACCTGCCCGTCACCCTGGACAAGGTGCTGCCGTTCCTGCCCTGACGGGGTTTCCCGAGGGCCGCCTGCCGGATTCGATCGTGGAGTACCTGGACGTGATCGGGCGGCTGACCGATCCCGTCGCCTACGGTGGCTCACCCGAGGACGCCTTCCACCTCGTGTGCCCGGCTCCGCCGGGCTACGGTTTCAGCGACACACCTTCCACATCGGGCTGGGGAATCCAGCGCATCGCCGACGCCTGGGCGGTTTTGATGGCCCGGCTGGGTTATGCGCGGTACGGCGCGCGCGATCTGATCGAGAGCGAACGCGCCGGGCTGGAGAGCCTCGCCTCCCGCTGCTGGGCCGCCCGCCGTGACACCGACATCCGGTACTGGAACGAGCCACGGCGAGGGGGTCATTTCGCGGCCATGGAAGAACCGGAGGTGATCCGCGCGTTCTTCCGGCTGGTCCGCTGAGCCCTGACCGCACCGCCGTGACACCGTGTCCTTCGTCACCGGCAGCCACCGACGGTCTTTTTCCGAACACCAGGTTTGCGGCGTCCACCACCGGGGTAGACAGCCGCCGGAGTCGCAGTCCGGTGGTCGCGCAGGGGTGCCGTCGGATGGAGCAGGAAGCCCTGGCCCACCTCCCCCTCGGCGGGCCGGGGCTTCCGTCTGTCCAGGGGCAGTGCTCGGGCCCGCGCACCGGCGCGGGACAATGGCAGGCGCACCCGACCAGCAAAGGACCGTTCCATGGCGAAGGCCGCCGAGCCACCTTCAGGTACCCGCGACTTCCTGGCCGACGAAGTGCGTCGCCGGAAGGCGGCGTTCGACACCGTCAGCGCGGTCTTCGAGCGCTACGGCTTCGACCCCCTGGAGACCCCGGCCTTCGAACGCCTGGAGGTGTTCGCGGGCAAGCTCGGCGAGGACGCCTCGGCGCTGATCTTCAAGATCCTCAAGCGCGGGGTGCACGAGGCCAGCGGCGAGGCCGACCTCGCGCTGCGCTACGACCACACCGTCCCGCTGGCGCGGGTCATCGGCACCTACGGCAGCAAGCTGCCCTCGCCGTACAAGCGCTACGCGATCGGCCCGGTGTGGCGCGCCGACCGCCCGGCGCAGGGCCGGTTCCGCGAGTTCGTGCAGTGCGACATCGACACCGTCGGCTCGTCCTCGCCGCTGGCCGACGCCGAGACGGTCTGGGCGCTCAACGACGCGCTGACCGCGCTGGGGGTCGAGGACTTCCGGTTCCTGGTCAACAGCCGCCAGGCGCTGCACGGCCTGCTGGAGGCGTACGGCATCCCCGAGGAGGCGGGCGCCCGGGTGCTCGGCAGCCTCGACAAGCTGGACAAGGCCGCACCGGACGCGGTGGTCGCCGAGCTGGCCGACCGCGGGCTCGCGGCCGAGACCGCGGAGAGCCTGGTCGGTGACGTCGTCGCCCCCGACACCGACCGCATCCGCAAGCAGCTCGACACCACCGAACGCGGCCGCGCCGGGCTGGCCGAGGTCGACCGGCTGCTGGAGCTGACCGCCGGTCTGCCGTCCGGGCGCGTCGTGTTCACCCCGCGCATGGTGCGCGGCCTGGACTACTACACCGGCCCGATCTTCGAGGTCACCGCGGCGGGCTACCCCGGTTCGATCTGCTCCGGCGGACGCTACGACGGTCTGGTGGCGAAGCTGGGCGGCCCGGACCTGCCCGCGTGCGGCGGGTCGATCGGCCTGGAGCGGATCCTGGCGGGCCAGGCCGCCGCCGACGCCGAGGCCGGTGCGCTCGACGTGGCGCTGACCGTGCTCGGCGCGGAGGATCAGGTGCTGCGGCTGGCGAACCAGCTGCGGGCCGACGGCCTGCGCACGGCGGTCTACCTGGGCACCTCGGGCAAGCTCGCACGCCAGCTCAAGTGGGCGAACGACCAGCACGCCCGCACCGTCCTGATCTACGGGCCCGCCGAGCAGGAGGCGGGCGAGGTCACCGTGCGGGACATGACCTCCGGCGAGCAGACGCGCGTCCCGGTCGCCGACGTACCCGCCCACCTGCGGCGATAGTCACTCCCGGCCGGGCGCGCCGAACGGCAGGTCGTCCAGGCTCGCCCGCAGTCCGTGCAGGTCGGCGAAGGTGCGGGCGGCTCCGCTGTCGGTCAGTTCGGCCGCGGAGAACCCGCCGGTGAGCAGGCCGACCGAGGGCAGGTCGATGCGTCCCGCGGCGACGCAGTCCCACACCGAGTCGCCGATGACCACCGCCTGTTCGCCCCGCACCTTCTCCAGCGCGACCTCCAGCAGATCGGGTTCGGGTTTGGTGGCCTCGACGTCCTTCGAGCTGGTCCAGTCCCCCGCCAGCTCGCGGCCGTCGATGAGGTCGAGGTAGTGGTCGACGTGATCGGGTTTGCCGGAGCTGGCCAGTACCACCCGGTAACCGGCGTCGCGGGCGGCCCGCAGCAGTTCGTGCGCGCCGTCGAGGGCGCACACCTCCGGCAGCATCCCGTCGACGAGTTCCTTCCACTTCGCCCGGACGTCGTCGCCGCACGAGTCCTCGGCCTCCTTGCCCGCGACCTCGGGCACGAGCTGGTCACCGCCCATGCCGATGGCCCGGTGGATCCGCCACACCGGCACGGTCACGCCGTAGCAGCGGAACG
This is a stretch of genomic DNA from Amycolatopsis endophytica. It encodes these proteins:
- the hisS gene encoding histidine--tRNA ligase — translated: MAKAAEPPSGTRDFLADEVRRRKAAFDTVSAVFERYGFDPLETPAFERLEVFAGKLGEDASALIFKILKRGVHEASGEADLALRYDHTVPLARVIGTYGSKLPSPYKRYAIGPVWRADRPAQGRFREFVQCDIDTVGSSSPLADAETVWALNDALTALGVEDFRFLVNSRQALHGLLEAYGIPEEAGARVLGSLDKLDKAAPDAVVAELADRGLAAETAESLVGDVVAPDTDRIRKQLDTTERGRAGLAEVDRLLELTAGLPSGRVVFTPRMVRGLDYYTGPIFEVTAAGYPGSICSGGRYDGLVAKLGGPDLPACGGSIGLERILAGQAAADAEAGALDVALTVLGAEDQVLRLANQLRADGLRTAVYLGTSGKLARQLKWANDQHARTVLIYGPAEQEAGEVTVRDMTSGEQTRVPVADVPAHLRR
- a CDS encoding HAD family hydrolase, which produces MAKVLVLDVDGTLVDTNYHHSLAWFRAFRCYGVTVPVWRIHRAIGMGGDQLVPEVAGKEAEDSCGDDVRAKWKELVDGMLPEVCALDGAHELLRAARDAGYRVVLASSGKPDHVDHYLDLIDGRELAGDWTSSKDVEATKPEPDLLEVALEKVRGEQAVVIGDSVWDCVAAGRIDLPSVGLLTGGFSAAELTDSGAARTFADLHGLRASLDDLPFGAPGRE
- a CDS encoding alpha/beta fold hydrolase is translated as MEYLDVIGRLTDPVAYGGSPEDAFHLVCPAPPGYGFSDTPSTSGWGIQRIADAWAVLMARLGYARYGARDLIESERAGLESLASRCWAARRDTDIRYWNEPRRGGHFAAMEEPEVIRAFFRLVR